The following are encoded in a window of Pyxidicoccus trucidator genomic DNA:
- a CDS encoding ATP-grasp domain-containing protein produces MKATILSRSASIPSTRRLVEVGRARGHRMRVLNPLRVQMHLDGGSATLYYDRKKLAPTDVVLPRIAQSINTYGLAVVNQFGLGRVPLVNHAQAIAQSRNKMRSLQLLSAHGIGIPATVMARDAAHLKEMVGLVGGVPVLVKLLQGQEKHGVMVCESLQSLEAALEAVLGLGHNLVMQEYVKSSGQDVRVLVVGGEAVAAVRRRPRPGRLAHTLNKGARLEVIELSPGQRATAEKATRLVGLEVAAVDMLDVQGQPKVFEVNSSPALPEMEAATGMDLATLIIMRAEALAAGAPPVSLPDLSPPAVLPVPPVPPASASGRKGNGRATKAGVGGG; encoded by the coding sequence ATGAAAGCCACCATCCTCTCGCGCTCCGCTTCCATCCCATCCACCCGACGCCTCGTCGAGGTGGGCCGCGCGCGCGGGCACCGGATGCGGGTGCTCAATCCGCTCCGGGTGCAGATGCACCTGGACGGGGGGAGCGCCACCCTCTACTACGACCGCAAGAAGCTGGCGCCCACGGACGTCGTCCTCCCGCGCATCGCCCAGTCCATCAACACATATGGCCTGGCGGTGGTGAACCAGTTCGGGCTGGGGCGCGTGCCGCTCGTCAACCACGCCCAGGCGATTGCGCAGTCGCGCAACAAGATGCGCTCGCTGCAGCTGCTGTCCGCGCACGGCATCGGCATCCCCGCCACGGTGATGGCCCGTGACGCGGCCCACCTGAAGGAGATGGTGGGCCTGGTGGGCGGCGTGCCGGTGCTGGTGAAGCTGCTGCAGGGCCAGGAGAAGCACGGCGTCATGGTGTGCGAGAGCCTCCAGTCCCTGGAGGCCGCGCTCGAGGCGGTGCTGGGCCTGGGGCACAACCTCGTCATGCAGGAGTACGTGAAGAGCTCCGGCCAGGACGTGCGGGTGCTCGTGGTGGGGGGCGAGGCGGTGGCCGCGGTGCGCCGCAGGCCGCGCCCCGGGCGCCTGGCGCACACGCTCAACAAGGGCGCGCGGCTGGAGGTCATCGAGCTGTCGCCGGGCCAGCGCGCCACCGCGGAGAAGGCCACCCGGCTGGTGGGGCTGGAGGTGGCGGCGGTGGACATGCTGGACGTGCAGGGGCAGCCCAAGGTCTTCGAGGTGAACAGCTCTCCCGCGCTCCCGGAGATGGAGGCCGCCACCGGCATGGACCTGGCCACCCTCATCATCATGCGGGCGGAGGCGCTGGCGGCCGGCGCGCCCCCGGTGTCCTTGCCCGACCTGTCCCCGCCCGCGGTTCTTCCGGTGCCTCCGGTTCCTCCGGCTTCTGCCTCGGGGCGGAAGGGGAACGGACGCGCGACCAAGGCCGGCGTGGGTGGGGGTTGA